A genomic window from Dechloromonas sp. A34 includes:
- a CDS encoding DUF6900 domain-containing protein yields the protein MTPQEKVIEDIAKRHLLVDTLATRNNDSQDFYEVAIWCIKAALEEAFEAGKNAAAIDAT from the coding sequence ATGACCCCTCAAGAGAAAGTTATTGAAGACATCGCCAAACGCCACCTGCTGGTCGATACACTGGCAACCAGGAACAACGATAGCCAGGACTTCTATGAGGTCGCTATCTGGTGCATTAAGGCAGCTCTTGAAGAAGCCTTTGAGGCGGGTAAGAACGCTGCTGCCATTGACGCAACCTAG
- a CDS encoding Y-family DNA polymerase: MPVFALVDCNNFYASCEKLFNPKLKDTPVVVLSNNDGCVVARSAEVKALGIPMGVPWFQIQDEARRHGIVAFSSNYALYADMSNRVVEVLSQFSPSIEVYSIDECFLELSGFERRGYQVYGAEMRQRIADWLGLAVCVGVGPSKTLAKLANHCAKKALAGKDGVCDFTTMSVGELDSLFERIEVREVWGVGRKISVRLETMGIHTVRQLRDADAETLRSLFSVVLERTVRELRGLSCLDLEDVAPAKQQIMSSRSFGQLVYDLEDLKEAVASYISRAAEKLRVQDSLAGALQIYIRTNIFKQNVPQYQRAMTIPLPEATADTLVLIVFGLRVLRRIYRPGFGYHKAGVALLNIVPRTHQQFSLFVPANIAAGRRDKLMGTLDAINDRYGRGTMRLAAEGIAKTWQMRRGNLSPGYTTNWAGLPIVRAK; this comes from the coding sequence GTGCCCGTCTTCGCCCTGGTCGACTGCAACAATTTCTACGCGTCCTGCGAGAAGCTATTCAACCCGAAACTGAAGGACACGCCAGTCGTCGTTCTCTCGAATAACGATGGTTGCGTCGTGGCGCGTTCCGCCGAAGTGAAGGCACTCGGTATCCCAATGGGCGTTCCCTGGTTTCAGATTCAGGATGAAGCGAGGCGGCATGGCATTGTCGCTTTCAGCTCGAACTACGCGCTTTACGCGGACATGAGCAACCGGGTAGTTGAGGTGCTTAGTCAGTTTTCTCCGAGCATTGAGGTTTACAGCATTGATGAGTGCTTCCTTGAGCTCTCTGGTTTCGAGCGACGGGGCTACCAAGTCTATGGTGCGGAGATGCGGCAGCGCATTGCCGACTGGCTAGGCCTCGCGGTGTGTGTGGGGGTCGGGCCCAGCAAAACACTGGCGAAACTGGCCAACCATTGCGCCAAAAAGGCGCTGGCCGGTAAGGATGGCGTATGTGACTTCACGACAATGTCGGTGGGTGAACTCGATAGCCTGTTCGAGCGAATCGAGGTTCGCGAGGTCTGGGGGGTGGGACGCAAAATAAGCGTGCGTCTCGAAACGATGGGTATCCATACGGTCCGGCAATTGCGCGACGCTGATGCGGAAACCCTGCGCAGCCTGTTTTCCGTGGTGCTTGAGCGGACCGTCCGCGAACTGCGCGGATTGTCCTGCCTCGACCTGGAAGACGTGGCGCCGGCCAAACAACAAATTATGAGCAGCCGCTCATTCGGGCAACTGGTCTATGACTTGGAGGACCTGAAGGAGGCGGTCGCCAGCTATATCAGCCGGGCGGCAGAAAAATTGCGGGTGCAGGACTCCCTGGCTGGCGCCCTACAGATTTACATCCGAACCAATATCTTCAAGCAAAACGTGCCGCAGTATCAGCGAGCCATGACCATCCCTTTGCCGGAAGCGACAGCCGATACCCTCGTTCTGATTGTCTTTGGCTTGCGAGTCCTGCGCCGGATTTACCGTCCTGGCTTCGGTTATCACAAAGCGGGAGTAGCGCTGCTAAACATTGTGCCTCGCACCCATCAGCAATTTTCGCTGTTCGTACCAGCCAACATTGCAGCGGGGCGACGCGACAAATTGATGGGGACTCTGGATGCCATCAATGACCGGTATGGACGTGGCACGATGCGCCTCGCTGCAGAGGGCATCGCTAAGACATGGCAGATGCGCCGGGGTAATTTGTCGCCCGGCTACACCACAAATTGGGCTGGCCTACCGATAGTTCGGGCGAAATAA
- a CDS encoding TnsD family Tn7-like transposition protein, with translation MTLTEMPWGITDTPRPYRDELHFGYFGRLQTYWLTPTVNDLARHLRGGTKGHASSDLLGLCDDLVHSLAEAGIDVAQLMWMHTLLPYYLSFQSSEVRTKVMADLEIGNLTGLHFRMGIGSSSVKHPQVFRYCPACWRADLLQLGEVYIRRLFQLPGVFVCPEHDELLRDTVVPYRPLASRAYWNFTPPDATKNCPFVPASTDEVSLARLLALDSRRLLLQGVSEHPRVSYLAADYQRALQHLGLASRNVHPGELESMFLKQYPMPFLQKLGLAIEPGREGNWLRCFVRKTNRRFHPLQHILFRRFVERHLGIDCWTWMEAERWPCLSPMQSHPGPVAVTMMNLHFDAARDAWDGIFACACGFRYSAGGNGFPSVSSLRLNRVIAHSPHLHQRVAELAKAGCSAGAIASQLQLHRKTVRQWLSTDDRQKAPRTDLDLTSEREAWLTLVKLNPQSTLKHLRTLVPALFSRLYAYDALWLKSVQLHRYLHRTKIRQDYWQSRDEVLAKQVRTLAEEIRRRMPAVRVTLSRIGRELGVLNNFRKRLARLPAVAEVLASSIETVEAFQLRRLERALEQSPAGVSRRTLMQAAGLRRQKTRPAVMETIDRLFSGGEQS, from the coding sequence GTGACGCTGACTGAAATGCCGTGGGGAATAACCGATACACCGCGTCCATACCGGGATGAACTGCATTTCGGTTATTTCGGACGTCTGCAGACCTATTGGCTTACACCAACAGTCAATGATTTGGCCCGGCATTTGCGCGGTGGAACAAAGGGGCATGCCTCAAGCGATTTGCTGGGGCTTTGCGATGACCTTGTACATTCTCTGGCCGAGGCGGGAATTGATGTGGCCCAACTAATGTGGATGCACACCCTGTTGCCGTACTACCTCTCGTTCCAGTCAAGCGAAGTGCGGACTAAGGTGATGGCGGACCTCGAAATTGGCAATTTGACGGGGCTGCACTTTCGTATGGGTATTGGTTCAAGCAGCGTTAAACATCCGCAGGTTTTTCGATATTGCCCAGCATGTTGGCGTGCTGACCTACTCCAGCTAGGGGAGGTGTATATCCGGCGCCTATTTCAGCTACCTGGTGTCTTCGTGTGTCCAGAACATGATGAATTGCTGCGCGATACCGTAGTCCCTTATCGACCGTTGGCCAGTCGTGCCTATTGGAATTTCACCCCCCCAGATGCCACGAAAAACTGTCCCTTTGTGCCGGCTTCAACTGACGAGGTGAGTTTGGCGCGGTTGTTGGCCCTGGATTCTCGACGCTTGTTGCTCCAGGGGGTTTCGGAACATCCGCGTGTTTCGTATCTAGCTGCGGATTACCAGCGGGCGCTACAACACTTGGGCTTGGCTTCGAGGAATGTCCATCCAGGCGAACTCGAGTCCATGTTTCTCAAACAATATCCCATGCCATTTCTTCAAAAACTGGGGCTGGCCATCGAGCCGGGGCGTGAAGGTAACTGGTTACGCTGTTTCGTGCGGAAGACAAATAGGCGTTTTCATCCGCTCCAGCACATTTTGTTTCGTCGCTTTGTGGAGAGACATCTTGGTATTGATTGCTGGACATGGATGGAGGCTGAGCGGTGGCCCTGCTTGTCGCCGATGCAGTCGCATCCCGGGCCAGTAGCCGTGACTATGATGAATTTGCACTTCGACGCTGCGCGCGATGCATGGGACGGCATCTTTGCCTGTGCCTGCGGCTTTCGTTACAGCGCGGGCGGCAATGGCTTCCCGTCGGTATCCAGCCTGCGCTTGAATCGGGTGATTGCCCATTCGCCACATCTACACCAACGAGTGGCTGAGTTGGCAAAGGCGGGGTGTTCGGCTGGTGCGATAGCCAGTCAATTGCAATTGCACCGGAAAACTGTCCGGCAATGGCTGAGTACGGATGATAGGCAAAAGGCACCGAGAACCGACCTAGACCTGACGTCCGAGCGGGAGGCCTGGCTGACGCTGGTCAAGCTGAATCCGCAAAGTACGTTAAAGCACTTGAGAACACTGGTGCCGGCATTGTTTTCTCGTTTGTATGCATATGACGCGTTATGGCTGAAGTCTGTCCAATTACACCGGTATCTGCATCGGACGAAAATTCGTCAAGACTATTGGCAAAGCCGTGACGAGGTACTGGCCAAACAAGTGAGAACACTGGCCGAAGAGATTCGCCGACGCATGCCAGCCGTTCGCGTCACCCTCAGTCGAATCGGACGTGAGTTGGGGGTGCTCAATAATTTCCGGAAAAGGCTCGCGCGGCTACCGGCGGTGGCCGAAGTGCTTGCCTCGTCTATTGAAACTGTCGAGGCATTCCAACTCCGGCGTCTCGAGCGGGCGCTTGAGCAATCCCCTGCTGGGGTTAGCCGACGAACCTTGATGCAGGCGGCCGGATTGCGTCGTCAGAAAACGCGCCCCGCTGTCATGGAGACCATCGACAGGCTGTTCTCCGGTGGAGAGCAATCATGA
- a CDS encoding SOS response-associated peptidase: MTYQPQNPRRFAILWVMCAHYDPQIDPARLHTHFGVNDPPLGLKPSLWPGYFGPFIRRHEFSDVGDEAVPFRELMVGSFGLIPHWSKDTTIARRTYNARSETVHEKPSYRDAWRLARHCIIPAEAIYEPDWRSGKAIPTRITRADGEPLGIAGLWAAWKSPTGELKHSFTMLTINADSHHFMRQFHKPEDEKRMVVILNEENYDAWLRAPAAESRDFFRQFSADNLRAEQPQSSLL; the protein is encoded by the coding sequence ATGACCTATCAGCCTCAAAACCCAAGGCGTTTTGCTATCCTCTGGGTCATGTGTGCTCACTATGACCCACAAATTGACCCCGCGCGGCTTCACACCCACTTTGGCGTGAATGACCCGCCATTAGGATTGAAACCAAGCCTTTGGCCGGGTTACTTCGGACCATTTATTCGACGGCATGAATTCTCCGATGTTGGCGATGAAGCAGTTCCTTTCCGCGAACTGATGGTCGGTTCGTTTGGACTCATACCGCATTGGTCAAAAGACACGACGATTGCTCGCCGTACCTACAATGCGCGTTCCGAGACAGTCCATGAAAAGCCAAGCTATCGAGACGCATGGCGATTGGCACGGCACTGCATTATTCCCGCTGAAGCAATCTACGAACCCGATTGGCGCTCGGGAAAGGCAATTCCAACCCGCATCACCCGAGCTGATGGAGAGCCCCTCGGTATAGCTGGATTATGGGCAGCATGGAAAAGTCCGACGGGTGAGCTAAAGCACAGCTTTACGATGTTGACTATCAATGCTGACAGTCATCACTTCATGCGGCAATTCCACAAGCCGGAAGATGAAAAGCGGATGGTCGTCATACTAAATGAAGAGAACTACGACGCCTGGTTGCGGGCGCCGGCGGCGGAAAGCCGAGATTTCTTTCGCCAGTTTTCTGCCGACAATCTGCGGGCAGAGCAACCGCAATCATCGCTCCTGTAA
- a CDS encoding thermonuclease family protein: MLSTASSIFRRFIILFLILLGLPLANAKPGPHPPFEITGMVTHNPDGDTIDIQTADRGLVRVRFSGADTPETAQAFWKVARNHLSAVVKDQQTKAWCYKTDKYEREVCHVHVGSLDLCLDLIQRGYGWYARMFSNELTNEQQTAYAAAEEQARTRMIGLWNIADPMPPWECRKLRKAGQKCR, translated from the coding sequence ATGCTTTCCACTGCCAGCTCAATATTTAGGCGCTTCATCATTCTTTTCTTAATTCTGCTTGGGCTGCCGCTGGCCAATGCCAAGCCAGGTCCTCATCCGCCGTTTGAAATCACGGGCATGGTCACGCACAACCCGGATGGCGATACGATAGATATTCAGACCGCTGACCGCGGCCTGGTAAGGGTCAGGTTTTCCGGGGCTGACACACCGGAGACTGCGCAGGCCTTCTGGAAGGTCGCCCGCAATCATCTGAGTGCAGTGGTGAAGGACCAGCAAACGAAAGCTTGGTGCTACAAGACAGACAAGTATGAGCGGGAGGTCTGCCATGTTCATGTTGGCAGTCTGGACCTTTGCCTTGACCTGATTCAGCGTGGCTACGGATGGTACGCACGCATGTTCAGCAATGAGCTGACCAATGAGCAGCAGACGGCTTACGCTGCCGCCGAGGAGCAGGCAAGAACAAGAATGATTGGGCTCTGGAACATCGCTGACCCGATGCCGCCCTGGGAATGCAGAAAGCTGAGAAAAGCGGGACAGAAATGCAGATGA
- a CDS encoding HIT family protein codes for MTCPFCTLPPERIVQENENAIWIYDGFPVSLGHSLIIPKRHVGSFFEVSTEERMAMLALLDQAKAAVEEQHHPDAYNIGINDGAAAGQTVSHLHLHLIPRYSGDVGDARGGVRWVIPDKADYWSGR; via the coding sequence ATGACTTGCCCCTTTTGCACACTGCCTCCCGAACGTATCGTTCAAGAAAATGAAAACGCCATCTGGATTTACGATGGCTTCCCGGTTTCGCTCGGCCACAGCCTCATTATCCCGAAACGCCACGTTGGCTCCTTCTTTGAGGTCAGCACCGAAGAGCGCATGGCCATGCTGGCCCTGCTCGACCAGGCCAAGGCAGCCGTTGAAGAGCAGCATCATCCTGACGCCTACAACATCGGCATCAACGACGGGGCAGCTGCCGGCCAGACCGTTTCGCATCTCCATCTACACCTGATTCCGCGCTACAGCGGCGATGTTGGTGATGCCCGCGGTGGCGTACGCTGGGTCATCCCCGATAAGGCCGATTACTGGTCTGGTCGCTAA
- the tnpB gene encoding IS66 family insertion sequence element accessory protein TnpB (TnpB, as the term is used for proteins encoded by IS66 family insertion elements, is considered an accessory protein, since TnpC, encoded by a neighboring gene, is a DDE family transposase.): MAWTGGERLRRLVARLATVIRVDALWLSTTPLDMRAGTETILARVVSMFGEARPHHAYLFANRRANRMKVLVHDGYGIWLANRRLNQGRFCWRHGNSSVELSRPQFDALVLGLPWERLADGGVIRIV; the protein is encoded by the coding sequence ATGGCCTGGACAGGCGGCGAGCGATTGCGCCGCCTGGTTGCGAGATTGGCTACGGTGATTCGGGTCGATGCCCTGTGGTTATCGACCACGCCGCTGGATATGCGGGCGGGGACCGAGACGATCCTGGCCCGGGTCGTCTCGATGTTTGGCGAAGCCCGACCCCACCATGCCTATCTGTTTGCCAATCGCCGAGCCAACCGGATGAAAGTGCTGGTCCATGATGGATACGGTATCTGGCTAGCGAACCGTCGGCTCAATCAGGGGCGATTCTGCTGGCGGCACGGCAACAGCAGCGTCGAGCTCAGCCGGCCGCAGTTTGATGCACTCGTCCTCGGTCTGCCATGGGAACGACTGGCTGACGGCGGTGTGATCCGGATTGTTTGA
- a CDS encoding ATP-binding protein, whose product MSKKRTEIRPTSRTIRVVDAIYIQSKLECYRGNPLIEALPPPVSKTKWKERLEQLPEMMPEERTLPPELQLHCVLKMKKAFIVQARHLEICEKADLLLRSAYVGVSMGESERRRRAQEWYACVQSGEVPDFGLGEQASGEFFSIIGSSGMGKTQSLLHFLEWIPEVIRHTASQHLQIPVIYVQCPHNGSTKDFARSILRAFDRLLGTAFDKENDRATEETLIAIAAALMDRYFVGLLVIDEIQNLSHKKSGGREEFMDFFLQLFNVLHLSIIVIGTMKAAGVLQTTFRQARRASSMGSVVWERSKAMDKGWSKLLNTLWPYQWQGEPTELTDELAAVLYDETQGITALLVRLLILIQHRLIALGKNKLTPKLVRTVAANSFVLLRPMLAALRSGNPARIAKYDDFVIPELDEFAEISGAFPRESFSATESAEGAEAIKEDTRRTVLSMLLSLGLSEQVAEFHLKAVLDVTPEATPLEVMNEVLARTKGKSARKSTESRSKKKSEGAADLPSGYDELRDAGWLPPEGGLGATDEPGDAD is encoded by the coding sequence ATGAGCAAGAAACGTACAGAAATTCGGCCGACCTCACGCACCATTAGGGTGGTCGATGCGATTTACATTCAAAGCAAGCTCGAGTGTTATCGGGGCAACCCCCTTATCGAGGCATTGCCACCCCCTGTGTCGAAAACGAAGTGGAAGGAGCGCCTTGAGCAATTGCCTGAAATGATGCCCGAGGAGCGTACCTTGCCGCCCGAGTTACAACTGCACTGCGTCCTGAAAATGAAGAAGGCTTTTATTGTGCAAGCTCGTCACCTGGAGATATGTGAAAAGGCCGACTTATTGCTGCGTTCAGCCTACGTTGGTGTCAGCATGGGGGAGTCCGAGCGGCGTCGGCGGGCCCAAGAGTGGTATGCCTGTGTGCAGAGTGGCGAAGTGCCGGATTTTGGACTTGGCGAGCAAGCTAGCGGAGAGTTTTTTTCCATCATTGGCAGCAGTGGTATGGGAAAAACCCAGTCTTTGCTGCATTTTCTGGAATGGATTCCAGAGGTGATTCGGCATACGGCCAGCCAGCATTTGCAAATTCCCGTCATCTATGTCCAGTGTCCGCACAACGGTAGTACCAAGGATTTTGCCCGCAGTATCTTGCGTGCCTTTGACCGTTTGCTTGGAACTGCCTTCGATAAGGAAAACGATAGGGCGACAGAAGAAACCCTGATTGCAATCGCGGCGGCGCTAATGGACCGGTATTTTGTTGGACTGCTGGTAATCGACGAAATCCAGAACTTGTCCCATAAGAAAAGCGGTGGACGCGAGGAGTTCATGGATTTCTTTCTGCAACTCTTCAATGTCCTTCACCTGTCGATTATCGTCATCGGCACCATGAAGGCGGCTGGGGTTCTGCAGACTACCTTTCGCCAGGCCCGCCGGGCCTCTAGCATGGGGTCAGTTGTTTGGGAGCGCAGCAAGGCCATGGACAAGGGCTGGAGCAAGCTGCTGAACACGCTTTGGCCGTACCAGTGGCAGGGGGAGCCCACTGAGCTAACGGATGAATTGGCCGCAGTGCTCTACGACGAGACGCAGGGAATTACCGCACTGCTCGTCCGCTTGCTAATTCTTATTCAACACCGGCTCATTGCACTTGGTAAGAATAAGCTGACGCCTAAGCTTGTTCGGACGGTTGCGGCTAATAGTTTTGTCTTGTTGCGTCCGATGCTCGCAGCGCTGCGTTCCGGTAATCCGGCTCGAATTGCCAAGTACGACGATTTTGTGATTCCTGAGCTAGATGAGTTCGCTGAGATTTCAGGGGCCTTCCCTCGTGAATCGTTTTCCGCAACGGAGAGTGCCGAAGGCGCCGAGGCCATCAAGGAAGATACGAGGCGGACCGTCCTCTCGATGCTTCTGAGTTTGGGATTGTCAGAACAGGTTGCCGAATTCCATTTAAAGGCCGTGCTTGATGTCACTCCTGAGGCCACCCCTTTGGAAGTCATGAATGAGGTCTTGGCACGCACTAAAGGGAAATCCGCCCGTAAATCCACCGAGTCTCGCAGCAAGAAAAAGAGTGAGGGGGCTGCAGACCTTCCCAGTGGTTACGACGAACTGCGGGATGCAGGTTGGCTGCCACCTGAAGGTGGCCTGGGGGCGACGGACGAACCGGGTGACGCTGACTGA
- the tnpC gene encoding IS66 family transposase, whose amino-acid sequence MSLPTHLDQLSADELRRLLVEKDRELDWRQAKIDKLTHELAMHKRWRFGVKTEHWPVEQAQLFEETIDADLAAMEEELAQLSPTPPKAKGQAKRQPLPASLPRADIHHEPESTVCPCGCTMKRIGEDVAEKLDYTPGVFSVERHIRGKWVCGQCETLIQAPVPAHVIDKGIPTTGLLAQVLVAKYLDHLPLYRQEAIFGRAGLAIPQSTLAQWVGKCGVALQPLVDALKDEMLGHRVLHADETPVAMLDPGAGKTHRAYLWSYSIGAFEPTKAVIYDFAESRAGRHAQEFLGDWRGTLICDDYSGYKALLANGLTEAGCMAHARRKFFELHSQKQSLIAGEALDCFGKLYGVEQEAAGFDIDERRRIREAKARPIADELHAWLTRQRQVVPNGSGTARAIDYSLKRWVALTHYLTDGQVPIDNNWIENQIRPIALGRKNWLFAGSLRAGKRAAAIMSLIQSAKLNGHEPLAYLKDVLTRLPTQPASRVGDLLPHRWQPQITD is encoded by the coding sequence ATGTCCTTGCCAACCCACCTCGACCAACTCAGCGCTGACGAACTGCGTCGCCTGCTGGTCGAGAAAGACCGCGAGTTGGACTGGCGCCAAGCCAAGATCGACAAACTCACGCATGAACTGGCGATGCACAAGCGCTGGCGCTTCGGGGTCAAGACCGAGCACTGGCCGGTCGAGCAGGCGCAACTATTCGAGGAAACCATCGATGCCGATCTGGCGGCGATGGAAGAAGAACTCGCACAACTGTCGCCGACGCCACCGAAGGCGAAAGGCCAGGCCAAACGCCAGCCGCTGCCGGCGAGTCTGCCGCGTGCCGACATTCATCATGAGCCTGAATCCACGGTCTGCCCTTGCGGCTGCACGATGAAGCGCATCGGCGAGGATGTGGCCGAGAAGCTCGATTACACGCCAGGCGTCTTCAGCGTCGAGCGCCACATTCGTGGCAAGTGGGTCTGCGGGCAGTGCGAAACGCTGATCCAGGCGCCTGTTCCGGCGCACGTTATCGACAAGGGTATTCCGACGACCGGCTTGCTCGCGCAGGTGCTGGTTGCCAAATACCTCGACCATCTGCCGCTCTATCGTCAGGAAGCGATCTTCGGTCGGGCCGGACTGGCCATTCCGCAATCGACACTCGCCCAGTGGGTAGGGAAATGCGGTGTGGCACTCCAGCCCCTGGTCGATGCCCTGAAGGATGAGATGCTCGGGCATCGGGTGCTGCATGCCGATGAAACGCCGGTGGCCATGCTTGATCCGGGGGCTGGCAAGACGCATCGAGCCTACCTCTGGTCCTACAGCATCGGCGCCTTCGAGCCGACCAAGGCGGTGATCTATGACTTTGCTGAAAGCCGTGCCGGCAGGCACGCCCAGGAATTCCTGGGTGACTGGCGCGGCACACTGATTTGCGATGATTACTCAGGCTACAAGGCACTGCTGGCCAATGGGTTGACTGAAGCCGGCTGCATGGCGCATGCCCGGCGCAAGTTCTTCGAGCTACACAGCCAGAAGCAGAGCCTGATCGCCGGCGAGGCACTGGATTGTTTCGGCAAACTCTATGGGGTCGAGCAGGAAGCTGCCGGATTCGACATCGATGAGCGACGACGAATTCGGGAGGCGAAAGCCCGACCGATTGCCGATGAATTGCATGCCTGGTTGACCCGGCAACGACAGGTGGTACCCAATGGCTCGGGGACCGCCAGGGCGATCGACTACAGCCTGAAACGCTGGGTGGCGCTGACGCATTACCTAACGGATGGCCAGGTGCCGATCGATAACAACTGGATCGAGAATCAGATCCGGCCGATCGCGCTCGGCCGCAAGAACTGGTTATTTGCCGGCAGCTTGCGCGCCGGCAAACGCGCCGCCGCGATCATGAGCCTGATCCAATCCGCCAAGCTCAATGGTCACGAGCCTTTGGCTTACCTGAAGGATGTCCTGACCCGCCTGCCGACCCAACCGGCAAGCCGCGTCGGCGACCTGCTGCCGCACCGCTGGCAACCTCAAATCACCGACTGA
- a CDS encoding LexA family protein yields the protein MPKLAISLGAASGVFVPLLGAPRLELPLDEVKVSAGFPSPAADFEDQRLDINEYLVRNPVSTFFFAVEGESMEGAEIFDGDILVVDKSVRPRHGHIVVAFVDGQRLVKRLYRRNGRVALLAESPRFAPLDIGEEQELVVWGVVVGKFKRIGA from the coding sequence ATGCCTAAACTTGCGATTTCTCTTGGAGCCGCGAGTGGTGTCTTTGTTCCTTTACTCGGAGCGCCAAGGCTTGAGCTACCGCTGGATGAAGTCAAAGTTTCAGCGGGCTTCCCTAGCCCGGCTGCAGACTTTGAAGACCAGCGCCTGGATATCAACGAATACCTCGTTCGAAATCCAGTCTCGACCTTCTTTTTCGCAGTTGAGGGCGAATCCATGGAAGGGGCGGAGATTTTCGATGGCGACATCCTCGTCGTTGATAAAAGTGTTCGGCCGCGGCACGGGCATATCGTCGTCGCCTTTGTCGATGGTCAGCGTCTGGTCAAGCGCTTGTATCGTCGAAATGGCCGGGTAGCCTTGCTTGCAGAAAGTCCTCGCTTCGCCCCGCTCGATATCGGTGAGGAGCAGGAACTGGTGGTCTGGGGGGTCGTCGTTGGCAAGTTCAAACGAATTGGCGCGTAA
- a CDS encoding transposase produces MEVKKPSRRRRTHPEEFKQAVIAACCEAGASVAGIALANSVNANQVRRWMRERGIEPPSRSLPARSISPARGTEPAFVPVPMPPIVSSIPDIRIEVRRGNTAVKIEWPGQAASDCAAWLRDWLR; encoded by the coding sequence ATGGAAGTTAAGAAGCCGAGCCGCCGCAGGCGGACTCACCCCGAGGAGTTCAAGCAGGCAGTGATTGCTGCCTGTTGTGAGGCCGGCGCTTCAGTTGCCGGCATTGCGTTGGCCAATAGCGTCAATGCGAATCAGGTCCGTCGCTGGATGCGGGAACGGGGCATTGAGCCACCGAGCCGCAGCCTGCCGGCACGGTCGATTTCACCGGCGCGCGGCACAGAACCCGCCTTTGTGCCGGTACCGATGCCACCCATCGTCTCAAGCATCCCCGACATTCGGATCGAAGTTCGGCGTGGCAACACGGCGGTGAAGATTGAATGGCCTGGACAGGCGGCGAGCGATTGCGCCGCCTGGTTGCGAGATTGGCTACGGTGA
- a CDS encoding TnsA endonuclease N-terminal domain-containing protein, which produces MGRSRYKWTEAKIWKWVNEGRGQGAGADYLPWLRVSDVPSKGFSHRIWGEVTHRVHHLLSHLEYLVYLWCLMQGGLCDIREAYPLNRQDTRRIAKILGLTHPRYPGTRIDVVMTTDLLLTRPGDPATYIALAVKPSSQLADPRVIEKLAIERAYWIEHGVTFYVVTEKDLPEVVLHNFERIRFALNLALHPSFTVTQARKLQSDLLGYLPLRQSSTYEEFCTEFDATLALETGDSHYLLTNLMGHGVLTFDMERAWDVRNPMSGFRICRDALDKLAQEERFSE; this is translated from the coding sequence ATGGGACGTAGTCGCTACAAGTGGACTGAAGCCAAAATATGGAAATGGGTGAATGAGGGGCGAGGCCAAGGGGCTGGTGCGGATTACCTGCCGTGGCTGCGCGTCAGCGATGTGCCATCCAAAGGATTTTCACATCGGATTTGGGGAGAGGTTACCCACCGGGTGCACCATCTTCTCTCACACTTGGAGTATCTGGTTTACCTCTGGTGCCTGATGCAAGGTGGCCTGTGCGATATACGCGAGGCCTACCCACTCAATCGCCAAGATACCCGGCGTATCGCAAAGATATTGGGCTTGACTCATCCGCGTTACCCCGGAACCCGTATCGATGTCGTGATGACCACGGACCTGTTATTGACGCGTCCTGGTGACCCCGCGACTTACATCGCCTTGGCCGTCAAACCTTCCTCACAGTTAGCGGACCCGCGAGTTATTGAGAAATTGGCGATAGAGCGGGCCTACTGGATTGAGCACGGAGTGACCTTCTACGTTGTCACAGAAAAGGACCTTCCCGAGGTCGTCTTGCATAACTTTGAGCGCATTCGATTTGCGCTGAATTTGGCTCTGCATCCGAGTTTTACGGTGACACAGGCGCGCAAATTGCAGAGTGACCTGCTGGGCTATCTCCCATTGCGGCAAAGCAGTACTTACGAGGAGTTTTGTACAGAGTTCGATGCCACGTTGGCGTTGGAAACTGGCGATAGCCATTATCTCCTCACCAATCTGATGGGCCATGGGGTACTAACCTTCGACATGGAGCGTGCGTGGGATGTCCGGAATCCGATGAGCGGATTTCGGATTTGCCGGGATGCGTTGGATAAGCTGGCCCAAGAAGAACGATTTTCAGAATGA